A region of Malaciobacter marinus DNA encodes the following proteins:
- a CDS encoding YaaA family protein: MKILLAPAETKNPNGDSKPYCEENFFLKELFSKREEIFELYENHIKSLDLQELSKWFGLKKIEEVKRYKQSLKNKPTMKAIQRYNGVAFDALAYDSLDNKQKAYIDDNVVLFSNLFGPIKASDLIPDYKYKQGAKLPNINVEKFYLENFSLALDDYLGEEIIDLRAGHYEKFYKVKKANVLTFKFLKDNKVVSHWAKHYRGILLKHLATNNISSIAEFLASNIEGLKLVEIQEKKNIKLLVMQIE; encoded by the coding sequence TTGAAAATACTTTTAGCCCCAGCTGAAACTAAAAACCCAAATGGAGATTCAAAACCATATTGTGAAGAAAACTTTTTTTTAAAAGAATTATTTTCTAAAAGAGAAGAGATATTTGAACTTTATGAAAATCATATAAAAAGTTTAGATTTACAAGAGTTGTCAAAATGGTTTGGATTAAAAAAAATTGAAGAAGTAAAAAGGTATAAACAATCACTTAAAAATAAGCCCACAATGAAAGCTATTCAAAGATATAATGGAGTAGCTTTTGATGCATTAGCTTATGATAGTTTAGACAATAAGCAAAAAGCTTATATAGATGATAATGTAGTTTTATTTTCTAATCTTTTTGGTCCAATTAAAGCTTCTGATTTGATACCTGATTATAAATATAAGCAAGGTGCAAAACTACCTAATATAAATGTAGAAAAGTTTTATTTAGAAAACTTTAGTTTAGCTCTTGATGATTATTTAGGTGAAGAGATAATAGATTTAAGAGCAGGGCATTATGAAAAATTCTATAAAGTTAAAAAAGCAAATGTATTAACTTTTAAATTTCTAAAAGATAATAAAGTAGTTAGTCATTGGGCAAAACATTACAGGGGTATTTTATTAAAGCATTTAGCAACTAATAACATAAGTTCAATTGCTGAATTTTTAGCTTCAAATATTGAGGGTTTAAAGTTAGTTGAAATACAAGAGAAAAAGAATATTAAACTATTAGTTATGCAAATAGAGTAA
- a CDS encoding YchJ family protein, with translation MKISINSKCICGSDKKYKKCCKELHDGKPAKTALELMRSRYSAFALCKIDYIIDTTHFNNPEFTQNRKRWQNDILNFCSYTDFQNCEILESIDGKEESFVTFKATLYQNNLDASFTEKSRFLKVDGKWYYVDGIFL, from the coding sequence TTGAAAATATCGATAAATTCTAAATGCATATGTGGAAGTGATAAAAAATATAAGAAGTGCTGTAAAGAGCTTCATGATGGTAAACCTGCAAAAACTGCATTGGAACTAATGCGTTCACGATATAGTGCTTTTGCTTTATGTAAAATTGACTATATTATTGATACTACTCATTTTAACAACCCTGAATTTACTCAAAATAGAAAAAGATGGCAAAACGATATTTTAAATTTTTGTTCATATACTGATTTTCAAAATTGTGAAATTTTAGAAAGTATTGATGGTAAAGAAGAGAGTTTTGTCACTTTTAAAGCTACTTTATATCAAAATAATCTAGATGCTTCCTTTACTGAAAAAAGTAGGTTCTTAAAAGTAGATGGCAAATGGTATTATGTAGATGGAATATTTTTATAA